The Toxorhynchites rutilus septentrionalis strain SRP chromosome 3, ASM2978413v1, whole genome shotgun sequence genome includes a region encoding these proteins:
- the LOC129778313 gene encoding uncharacterized protein LOC129778313, translating to MHMVPFPNVPGSVSSAVMDLVHTDICGHRQNVDIIVKMTRCMLVHGNLNKRFWGETVVTTNYMQNRLSSRSITDTPYERWIGRKSNFGHISRFGVDAYCYVPSAKRGKLDSKAVKLRFDGYSEAYRLVDEMTGKVTISRDVRFLTSCGPESESMEERLVVPSINVQRMDPVCEVVSIESGDDEESNDDDGSDEEVVETVIAPILWWVARSMWMPVCPVGQHDPFLV from the coding sequence ATGCACATGGTGCCATTCCCGAATGTGCCAGGAAGTGTATCGTCTGCAGTAATGGATTTGGTTCACACAGATATTTGTGGGCATCGTCAAAATGTGGATATTATCGTCAAAATGACCAGGTGCATGCTTGTCCATGGAAATCTGAATAAACGCTTCTGGGGAGAGACGGTGGTGACGACAAACTACATGCAGAACCGTTTGTCGTCGCGGTCGATCACCGACACACCATATGAGCGGTGGATTGGAAGGAAGTCCAATTTTGGACACATTTCGCGGTTTGGCGTAGACGCATACTGTTATGTGCCATCTGCGAAGCGAGGTAAACTGGACAGCAAGGCAGTCAAGCTGAGGTTCGACGGTTACAGCGAGGCATACCGCCTGGTGGACGAGATGACAGGAAAAGTAACCATTAGTCGTGATGTGAGATTCCTAACGTCTTGTGGGCCAGAATCAGAGTCGATGGAGGAAAGATTGGTTGTTCCATCCATCAATGTCCAACGGATGGACCCAGTGTGCGAGGTAGTATCAATTGAGTCTGGTGATGACGAAGAATCCAACGACGATGATGGTTCAGATGAAGAAGTAGTTGAAACTGTCATTGCCCCAATACTATGGTGGGTGGCTCGCAGCATGTGGATGCCGGTATGCCCCGTAGGTCAACACGATCCATTTTTGGTGTAA